From Carya illinoinensis cultivar Pawnee chromosome 5, C.illinoinensisPawnee_v1, whole genome shotgun sequence, one genomic window encodes:
- the LOC122310277 gene encoding protein FAR1-RELATED SEQUENCE 5-like encodes MEFATDHELMAYYKRYAKQQGFGVITQRTKREADGRVRYLTIGCARGGKYQPSHSNISRPRPTIKTDCKARINAHLVKGTWELTSVELAHNHDTVSPQKSRFFRSHKNLDEYSQRMLDLNDRAGIRINKNFGALVVEAGGFKNLDFQKKDCRNFINKARKLRLGKGGGETLTEYFKRMRSQNDGFVYMIDVDEDLRLRNVFWADACSQAAYEYFGDVITFDTTYLTNRYGMPFAPFVGVNHHGQSILLGAGLLSSEDTSTFVWLFEAWLECMNGRAPKAIITDQDRAMKGVVAMVFPNTRHRYCLWHIMRKLPEKLGSHAAFNAGLKTAIQSALYDSQTCAEFEMKWGQFIQKYDLSDNAWLTGLYNERSLWVPAYLKGVFWAGMSTTQRSESMNAFFDGFVHSGTTLKEFVDQFDNALRKKVEVETTADFNSANQTILCSSAFRIEKQFQAVYTSAKFKEVQKEVWGMILSNCILICKEGCISTYDVLDEITTDDDHVKSVKYIVYFNEEEVDLKCTCALFEMRGVLCKHALNVCQMNKIHALPEKYILD; translated from the coding sequence ATGGAGTTTGCCACTGACCATGAGCTTATGGCCTATTATAAGCGATATGCCAAGCAACAAGGTTTTGGTGTTATAACACAACGGACGAAAAGAGAGGCCGATGGGAGAGTGAGGTATTTGACGATTGGGTGTGCGCGAGGTGGCAAGTACCAACCTAGCCATAGTAATATATCGAGGCCGCGTCCAACTATTAAAACGGATTGTAAGGCAAGGATAAATGCGCACTTGGTGAAGGGTACTTGGGAGCTGACCAGTGTTGAACTTGCTCATAATCATGACACTGTCAGCCCACAAAAATCTAGATTCTTTAGATCGCACAAAAATCTAGACGAATACAGTCAAAGGATGCTTGATTTGAACGACAGAGCTGGTATTcgaataaataagaattttgggGCACTTGTTGTTGAAGCGGGGGGGTTCAAGAATCttgattttcaaaaaaaagaTTGTCGAAATTTTATTAACAAAGCCAGGAAATTGAGGTTGGGTAAAGGAGGTGGCGAAACCCTTACTGAGTACTTCAAGCGGATGAGGTCGCAGAATGATGGTTTTGTTTATATGATTGATGTGGATGAGGATTTGAGACTGAGAAATGTGTTTTGGGCTGACGCATGTAGTCAAGCAGCGTATGAGTATTTCGGCGATGTTATTACTTTCGATACGACATATCTTACAAATAGGTATGGTATGCCGTTTGCCccgtttgttggtgtaaatCATCATGGGCAGTCTATACTGTTAGGGGCTGGGTTGCTTTCAAGTGAGGACACAAGTACTTTTGTGTGGTTGTTTGAAGCATGGTTGGAGTGCATGAATGGTCGGGCGCCAAAAGCCATTATTACAGATCAAGACCGAGCAATGAAGGGTGTTGTTGCTATGGTATTCCCAAATACTCGCCATAGATATTGTCTGTGGCATATAATGCGAAAGTTGCCTGAGAAATTGGGGTCTCACGCTGCCTTCAATGCAGGATTGAAGACTGCCATCCAAAGTGCCCTTTATGATTCACAGACATGtgcagaatttgaaatgaagtggGGGCAATTTATTCAAAAGTATGATCTTAGTGATAATGCATGGTTGACTGGATTGTACAATGAGAGGTCATTATGGGTACCGGCATACCTTAAGGGAGTATTTTGGGCTGGCATGAGCACAACTCAAAGGTCTGAAAGTATGAACGCGTTCTTTGATGGGTTTGTGCATTCTGGTACAACGTTGAAAGAATTTGTTGACCAATTTGACAATGCGCTCCGAAAAAAGGTGGAGGTCGAGACGACGGCTGATTTCAACTCCGCCAACCAAACCATTCTATGTTCATCCGCATTCCGCATTGAGAAGCAATTTCAAGCGGTGTATACGAGTGCAAAATTTAAAGAGGTACAAAAAGAGGTGTGGGGAATGATTTTATCTAACTGCATACTTATATGCAAGGAGGGTTGCATTTCCACCTACGATGTTTTAGATGAAATTACCACTGATGATGACCATGTGAAGAGCGTCAAGTACATTGTTTATTTTAACGAGGAGGAGGTTGATCTCAAATGCACATGTGCATTGTTTGAGATGAGGGGGGTCCTCTGTAAGCATGCATTGAACGTTTGCCAGATGAATAAGATTCATGCGTTGCCAGAAAAGTACATCTTGGATTGA